A genome region from Streptomyces xanthophaeus includes the following:
- a CDS encoding cupin domain-containing protein, protein MLTQPLDREGLTHENGLDAQRLLPWPELNAPFEGSWCVIRPGTASTAHAHHEYEIFIAVAGTAVLESQGVRKPFTTGDIVHFTPGSDHRVINESDEDFEMYSVWWDLDMTQRFAARHQGAQA, encoded by the coding sequence ATGCTCACCCAGCCACTCGACCGCGAAGGACTGACGCACGAGAACGGCCTCGACGCGCAGCGGCTGCTGCCCTGGCCCGAGCTCAACGCCCCGTTCGAAGGGTCCTGGTGCGTGATCCGCCCCGGCACCGCATCGACCGCCCACGCCCACCACGAGTACGAGATCTTCATCGCCGTCGCAGGCACCGCCGTCCTGGAGTCGCAGGGCGTCCGCAAGCCCTTCACGACCGGGGACATCGTGCACTTCACCCCGGGCTCCGACCACCGGGTGATCAACGAGTCCGACGAGGACTTCGAGATGTACAGCGTCTGGTGGGACCTCGACATGACACAGCGGTTCGCAGCTCGCCACCAAGGAGCCCAGGCATGA